The proteins below are encoded in one region of Delphinus delphis chromosome 4, mDelDel1.2, whole genome shotgun sequence:
- the CD86 gene encoding T-lymphocyte activation antigen CD86, protein MGLRNTLLVMALLLSDSIWVLYKEKWSLWFFFSFFLSSLLCLFPHCPPFLLLGAASLESQAFFNETGDLPCHFPNSQNLSLDDLVIFWQDQNKLVLYELYRGQEKPHNVHPKYIGRTSFDQDSWTLRLHNVQIKDKGSYQCFIHHKRPQGLMPTYHMSSDLSVLANFSQPEINLIPNQTENSNIINLTCSSTQGYPEPQRMYILVKTKNSTTEYDTVMKKSQNNITELYNISISMSFSIPPETNVSIFCVLQLEPTKTLLFSPPCNIDAKPPVPSPPVPDHILWIAALLVTLVVVCGMVFFLTLKKRKKPQAGPSKECETIKLEGTESEQTEKRVELQEPERSDEAQCDINISETASGDKSAPHF, encoded by the exons ATGGGACTGAGAAACACTCTCCTTGTGATGGCCCTCCTGCTGTCTG ATAGCATCTGGGTATTGTATAAAGAGAAATGGagtctctggttttttttttctttctttctttcttcccttttgtgcCTCTTTCCCCACTGTCCACCTTTCCTTCTTTTAGGTGCTGCTTCCTTGGAAAGTCAGGCATTTTTCAATGAGACTGGAGACCTGCCATGCCACTTTCCAAACTCGCAAAACCTAAGCCTGGATGACCTGGTGATATTTTGGCAGGACCAGAATAAGTTGGTTCTCTATGAGCTGTACAGAGGCCAAGAGAAACCTCACAATGTTCATCCCAAGTATATAGGCCGCACGAGCTTTGACCAGGACAGTTGGACACTGCGACTCCACAACGTTCAGATCAAGGACAAGGGCTCGTATCAATGTTTCATCCATCATAAAAGACCCCAAGGACTGATGCCCACCTACCACATGAGCTCTGACCTGTCAGTGCTGG CTAACTTCAGTCaaccagaaataaatctaattcCTAATCAAACAGAAAATTCTAACATCATAAATTTGACCTGCTCATCTACACAAGGTTACCCAGAACCTCAGAGGATGTATATATTGGTAAAAACTAAGAATTCTACTACTGAGTATGACACTGTCATgaagaaatctcaaaataatatcACAGAACTGTACAACATTTCTATCagcatgtctttttccatccctcctgAAACAAATGTGAGCATCTTCTGTGTCTTGCAACTTGAGCCAACGAAGACACTGCTTTTCTCACCACCTTGCAATATAG ATGCAAAGCCACCTGTGCCAAGCCCCCCTGTCCCAGACCACATCCTCTGGATTGCAGCTCTACTTGTAACATTGGTCGTTGTGTGTGGGATGGTGTTCTTTCTAACactaaagaaaaggaagaagccGCAGGCTGGCCCCTCTAAAGAATGTG AAACCATCAAACTGGAGGGGACAGAGAGTGAACAGACTGAGAAAAG